A single genomic interval of Camelina sativa cultivar DH55 chromosome 11, Cs, whole genome shotgun sequence harbors:
- the LOC104721446 gene encoding uncharacterized protein LOC104721446, protein MDLETENRIASVLLREAAELRRKAEKDGVRAYLEKPNVRHRPNSRFLTATVLGVQQANKALETNEMWSLRSKEIQCDERLKSKSREESSSKSREESSSGQSEHSKRKGFVKRCTSLDENVTTRLSSPSSSQNRNKRWQSEDDDDYQGLRDVDVKTFLQSRVKRGRGSVGPRMDETFPCLPVTEFSRTSDTGDRKLGRQPERSPLLRRRTDSSSSSEEEVRERAHRKRKEHKKKLSKKHKSKEKQRKRKKRKYGSD, encoded by the exons ATGGATCTGGAAACTGAGAATCGAATAGCTTCGGTTCTTTTAAGAGAAGCAGCAGAATTGAGGAGAAAAGCTGAGAAAGATGGAGTCCGAGCATATCTTGAGAAGCCTAATGTAAGGCATCGACCTAACTCTAGATTTCTCACGGCTACTGTTCTTGGTGTTCAGCAAG CAAACAAAGCTTTAGAAACCAATGAGATGTGGAGTCTTCGGAGTAAAGAGATACAGTGTGATGAGAGGCTCAAAAGTAAATCAAGAGAAGAGAGCAGCAGTAAATCAAGAGAAGAGAGCAGTAGTGGTCAAAGTGAGCACAGCAAGAGGAAAGGTTTTGTTAAGAGATGCACTTCACTTGATGAGAATGTTACTACTCGTTTATCATCACCTTCATCAAGCcagaacagaaacaaaagatgGCAAtcggaagatgatgatgattatcaAGGCTTACGAGATGTCGACGTTAAGACTTTTCTCCAGTCAAG GGTCAAGCGTGGCAGAGGCTCTGTTGGTCCTAGGATGGATGAAACATTCCCGTGTCTGCCTGTGACGGAATTCTCAAGAACTTCTGATACAGGAGACCGGAAGCTAGGGCGTCAGCCAGAGCGATCGCCTTTGTTGAGACGCCGgacagattcttcttcttcttccgaggAGGAGGTTCGTGAACGTGCtcacagaaaaagaaaggagCATAAAAAGAAACTTAGTAAGAAACACAAGTCAAAGGAGAAgcaaaggaagaggaagaagagaaaatatggTAGCGACTAA
- the LOC104721444 gene encoding DUF21 domain-containing protein At4g33700: protein MAVEYQCCDTNFFIHIAVIAFLVLFAGLMSGLTLGLMSMSLVDLEVLAKSGTPQYRQYAAKILPVVKNQHLLLVTLLICNAAAMETLPIFLDGLTTAWGAILISVTLILLFGEIIPQSICSRYGLAIGATVAPFVRVLVFICLPVAWPISKLLDFLLGHRRAALFRRAELKTLVDFHGNEAGKGGELTHDETTIIAGALELSEKMVKDAMTPISDIFVIDINAKLDRDLMNLILEKGHSRVPVYYEQPTNIIGLVLVKNLLTINPDEEIPVKNVTIRRIPRVPEILPLYDILNEFQKGLSHMAVVVRQCDKIHPLPSTNGSVKEVRVDLDSEGTPTPQERMLRTKRSLQKWKSFPNRASSFKGGSKSKKWSKDNDADILQLNGNPLPKLAEEEEAVGIITMEDVIEELLQEEIFDETDHHFEDS from the exons ATGGCGGTGGAGTATCAATGTTGCGACACAAACTTCTTTATACATATAGCAGTGATTGCGTTTCTTGTCTTGTTCGCTGGACTCATGTCTGGTTTAACATTGGGTCTTATGTCTATGAGTCTCGTTGATCTTGAAGTTCTCGCTAAATCCGGTACTCCCCAATATCGCCAATACGCTG CAAAGATATTGCCAGTGGTAAAGAATCAGCATCTGTTGCTTGTCACTTTACTCATATGCAACGCAGCTGCTATGGAG ACGCTTCCTATATTTCTTGATGGTCTTACGACGGCGTGGGGTGCCATTTTGATTTCAGTTACAttgattcttctctttggtgAG ATTATACCACAGTCAATCTGTTCACGTTATGGTTTGGCGATTGGTGCAACAGTGGCTCCGTTTGTCCGTGTTCTAGTCTTTATCTGCTTACCAGTTGCATGGCCAATTAGTAAG CTGCTGGACTTTCTATTGGGCCATCGTCGTGCAGCACTTTTTCGAAGAGCTGAGCTGAAAACACTTGTGGATTTTCATGGAAATGAG GCTGGAAAGGGTGGAGAGTTGACTCATGATGAAACGACAATCATTGCAGGAGCTCTTGAACTGTCTGAGAAAATGGTCAAGGATGCAATGACACCAATATCAGATATCTTTGTGATTGATATCAATGCCAAACTAGACAG AGATTTGATGAACTTGATTCTTGAGAAAGGGCATAGCAGAGTTCCAGTATACTATGAGCAACCAACTAACATCATCGGCCTTGTTCTG GTAAAGAATTTATTGACCATCAACCCAGATGAAGAAATACCTGTCAAGAATGTCACAATAAGAAGGATCCCAAG AGTTCCAGAAATCTTGCCTCTATATGACATATTGAACGAGTTCCAGAAAGGACTCAGCCACATGGCTGTTGTTGTGAGACAGTGCGACAAAATCCACCCATTACCTTCTACAAATG GGAGTGTTAAGGAAGTCCGAGTGGATTTGGATAGTGAGGGAACTCCTACTCCTCAGGAGAGAATGTTAAGGACAAAAAGATCGCTTCAGAAGTGGAAGAGCTTTCCTAATCGAGCAAGTTCGTTTAAAGGAGGGTCAAAGTCCAAGAAGTGGTCAAAAGACAATGATGCAGACATCTTGCAATTGAATGGCAATCCGCTGCCTAAACttgctgaggaagaagaagctgtcggAATCATTACAATGGAGGATGTCATTGAAGAACTTCTGCAG GAAGAGATCTTTGACGAAACTGATCACCATTTTGAAGACTCCTGA
- the LOC104721443 gene encoding pathogenesis-related protein 1-like, which produces MKIFNSSQVLILVALALVLAFAVPLKAQDRPQDYLDVHNHARDDVNVPHIRWHAGAARYAWNYAQQRKRDCRLVHSNSGGRYGENLAWSSGDMSGAAAVRLWVKEKSDYFYNSNRCRAGKQCGHYTQVVWRNSAWVGCAKVKCDNGGTFVTCNYSPPGNIRGRRPY; this is translated from the coding sequence ATGAAGATATTCAACTCTTCTCAAGTCCTAATACTCGTGGCGTTAGCTCTTGTCCTAGCTTTTGCGGTTCCTCTGAAAGCCCAAGACCGGCCACAAGACTACCTCGATGTACACAACCATGCTCGCGACGACGTTAACGTGCCTCATATAAGATGGCATGCGGGGGCGGCCAGATACGCCTGGAACTATGCCCAACAAAGAAAGCGGGACTGTCGTCTCGTTCACTCAAACTCAGGCGGGCGTTACGGTGAAAACTTGGCATGGAGCAGTGGTGATATGTCTGGTGCTGCTGCAGTGAGATTGTGGGTCAAGGAGAAGTCTGACTACTTCTACAATTCGAACAGATGTCGTGCTGGAAAACAATGTGGTCATTATACTCAAGTTGTGTGGAGAAACTCGGCGTGGGTTGGGTGTGCCAAAGTCAAGTGTGACAATGGTGGAACCTTTGTGACTTGCAACTATTCTCCTCCTGGTAATATTAGGGGCCGTAGGCCTTACTAA
- the LOC104721445 gene encoding peroxiredoxin-2A-like, whose amino-acid sequence MDKFSGALVSFCSNSKTLQPQRSLLMAPIGVGDVVPDGTISFYDENDQLQTVSVHSLAAGKKVILYNVPGGFTPTCRFDLGIVFSCCEASMKLEPGFIEKTEELKSRGIDEIICFSVNGPFVMKAWGKTYPENKHVKFVSDGSGEYTHHLLGLELDLKEKGISVRSRRFALLLDNLKVTVAIVDSGHEGPFSQLESITMMMMPSMSNLPRDLVEEIVYRVPWKFMRSVRLTCKKWNGLFKSRSFMEMRIAKEEAAAKELGENRMIVILECNVRLMGIAVNDNLLSIKSRGKLTCLEDPEQVKISEVFHCEGLLLCILKDDDTKIVVWNPSLGHTRWIQTRKYNSASAWKGRDYYKYALGYKNNSENRSCRSFKILRFTDDTTVIEITDRRLLPVNRALRFEIYDFDSDSWITLDVSPHWLIGYDRGVSLKGNTYWSVERKVSPLNDHIICFDFTRERFGPLLPLPFRAWGEQFASLSCVREEKIAALFQSSETGQLEVWITTKIEANNVSWINFFSIDRQDFERGLSHKSFFIDEEKKVAVVFSKQGIENTVEVIGEVGCLKTWRLRLPEPGDNKCWPVVCSYVPSTVQIKQHKGVKRKEQSD is encoded by the exons ATGGATAAATTTTCTGGAGCCCTAGTTTCATTTTGTTCAAACTCGAAAACTCTTCAGCCGCAGAGATCTCTTCTCATGGCTCCAATCGGTGTGGGCGATGTTGTACCAGACGGAACTATCTCTTTCTACGATGAAAATGATCAGCTTCAGACAGTCTCCGTTCACTCTCTCGCCGCCGGTAAAAAAGTCATTCTCTACAATGTCCCTGGTGGTTTCACTCCCACATGCAG ATTTGATTTGGGaattgtgttttcttgttgtgaGGCTAGCATGAAGCTTGAGCCTGGATTCATTGAGAAAACAGAGGAGCTTAAGTCAAGGGGTATTGATGAGATCATTTGCTTTAGTG TGAATGGCCCATTTGTGATGAAGGCATGGGGAAAGACATACCCTGAGAACAAGCATGTGAAGTTTGTAAGTGACGGGTCAGGGGAATACACACACCACCTTTTGGGACTTGAGCTTGACCTCAAAGAGAAGGGTATTTCTGTTAGGTCAAGGAGATTCGCTCTGTTACTCGATAACCTCAAGGTGACTGTAGCCATTGTTGATTCTGGTCATGAAGGTCCCTTTTCTCAACTTGAATCAattacgatgatgatgatgccgtCGATGTCAAATCTTCCAAGGGATTTGGTAGAGGAGATTGTCTACAGGGTTCCTTGGAAATTTATGAGATCAGTGAGATTAACTTGCAAAAAGTGGAACGGTTTGTTCAAAAGCCGGAGCTTTATGGAGATGCGCATTGccaaagaagaagcagcagcaaagGAATTAGGGGAGAATCGAATGATTGTGATATTGGAGTGCAATGTTCGTTTAATGGGCATTGCCGTGAACGACAATCTTCTATCCATAAAGTCTCGAGGTAAACTTACTTGCCTAGAGGATCCAGAACAAGTCAAGATATCTGAAGTATTTCATTGCGAGGGTTTATTGTTATGCATCTTGAAAGACGATGACACTAAGATTGTTGTTTGGAATCCGAGTTTGGGGCATACAAGGTGGATCCAAACCAGAAAATATAACAGCGCAAGTGCATGGAAAGGACGAGACTATTACAAGTATGCTCTCGGATACAAAAATAATAGCGAAAACAGATCTTGTCGTAGCTTCAAGATCTTGAGGTTTACAGATGATACAACAGTAATAGAGATAACAGATCGCAGACTTCTCCCCGTCAACCGTGCTTTACGGTTTGAAATCTACGATTTTGATTCTGATTCATGGATTACTCTTGATGTCTCTCCACACTGGCTTATAGGGTATGACCGTGGTGTCTCTCTCAAGGGAAACACTTACTGGAGTGTAGAACGAAAGGTAAGCCCACTCAATGATCAtataatctgttttgattttacaagagagagatttggaccgcTTCTTCCTTTGCCGTTTAGAGCTTGGGGTGAACAGTTTGCATCACTATCTTgtgttagagaagagaagatcgCGGCTTTATTTCAGTCAAGCGAAACAGGTCAGCTTGAGGTATGGATTACGACTAAGATTGAGGCCAACAATGTGTCATGGATCAATTTCTTCTCAATTGATAGACAAGACTTTGAGCGGGGGCTTTCACATAagagtttcttcattgacgaggagaagaaagttgcTGTGGTTTTTAGTAAACAAGGAATTGAAAACACTGTTGAAGTCATTGGAGAGGTTGGATGCTTGAAGACATGGCGTCTCCGTCTTCCAGAACCCGGAGATAACAAGTGTTGGCCAGTTgtgtgctcttatgttccaagtacAGTGCAAATCAAGCAACATAAAGGAGTCAAAAGGAAAGAACAAAGCGATTAG
- the LOC104721441 gene encoding pathogenesis-related protein 1-like, protein MKLFNTSQNIFLALTFFLVLIVHLKAQDSPRDFLAAHNRARAEVGVGPLRWDEKVAAYARNYANQRKGDCAMEHSSGSYGENIAWSSGDMTGVAAVDMWVDEQFDYDYDSNTCAWDKQCGHYTQVVWRNTEKLGCAKVRCKNGQTFITCNYDPPGNWVGEWPY, encoded by the coding sequence ATGAAACTCTTTAACACATCTCAAAACATATTCTTGGCTCTAACCTTTTTCCTTGTTCTCATCGTTCATCTAAAAGCCCAAGACAGTCCTCGAGACTTTTTGGCAGCTCACAACCGAGCACGAGCCGAGGTTGGGGTGGGTCCCTTAAGATGGGACGAGAAAGTGGCTGCTTATGCCCGTAACTATGCGAACCAGCGTAAAGGTGACTGCGCCATGGAACACTCGAGCGGATCCTATGGAGAGAACATCGCTTGGAGCAGCGGTGACATGACAGGCGTTGCAGCGGTTGACATGTGGGTGGATGAACAATTTGACTACGATTACGATTCCAACACATGTGCTTGGGACAAACAGTGTGGCCACTATACTCAGGTTGTGTGGAGAAACACGGAGAAGTTGGGATGTGCAAAAGTGAGATGCAAGAATGGTCAAACCTTCATAACTTGCAACTACGATCCTCCCGGTAACTGGGTTGGCGAGTGGCcttactaa